In Candidatus Eremiobacteraceae bacterium, the following proteins share a genomic window:
- a CDS encoding trypsin-like peptidase domain-containing protein, with protein MSLLMAAASIAQSVVLVAASTQGGSKTGSGFAISSTASTTRILTAAHVVDGTTSPLVFVGGPRGDHYTATVLQTDKLRDIALLEIQYRGIPTLTLDDALADSGTPVQAFGYPTLAPPPGGDPKATPQPLPLGQMQLVSVSAKVDGVGEEGESILLDAPLTHGDSGGPVINASSGKVEGMVLGLAAGYGVAHWMTGDGLAISAAAINAFLAQSGPTTTPTPPAFNVAFAPNKNTDISASWTQLASSAGFTLGSQSKGDGLCTNAAGAATANAIVREWTEEGVFAFVVTDCSGAVYYQDYIDMDPNALPNACRLIGRAFLGYVDTHRPEWQTLLKFGIAVDPKQNPYLALMSVGRNPFGQLIVTHIFRDGPADRAGLQRGDAIVKIDGQPTRALADQYISKMLDQPSVTLIVDREEKESTVKLTLRRFADLTANGAIPR; from the coding sequence ATGAGTCTCCTCATGGCGGCGGCATCGATCGCGCAAAGCGTCGTGCTCGTCGCCGCATCGACGCAGGGCGGGTCGAAGACCGGCTCGGGTTTCGCGATATCGTCGACCGCATCGACGACGCGAATCCTTACGGCCGCGCACGTCGTCGATGGAACGACGTCGCCGCTCGTCTTCGTCGGTGGCCCGCGGGGCGATCATTACACCGCCACCGTTCTTCAGACCGATAAGCTTCGCGACATCGCCCTCCTCGAGATCCAATACCGCGGCATTCCGACCCTCACGCTCGACGACGCGCTCGCGGATTCGGGTACGCCGGTGCAAGCGTTCGGCTATCCGACGCTCGCTCCACCACCGGGCGGCGATCCAAAAGCGACGCCGCAGCCGCTCCCGCTCGGCCAGATGCAGCTCGTCTCCGTGTCCGCCAAGGTCGACGGCGTGGGAGAAGAAGGAGAGTCGATCCTGCTCGACGCCCCGCTCACCCACGGCGACAGCGGCGGACCGGTCATCAACGCATCGAGCGGAAAAGTCGAGGGGATGGTGCTCGGCCTTGCGGCTGGCTACGGCGTCGCACATTGGATGACGGGCGACGGGCTCGCGATCAGCGCCGCGGCGATCAACGCGTTTCTCGCGCAAAGCGGTCCGACCACGACGCCGACCCCTCCCGCATTCAACGTCGCCTTTGCTCCGAACAAGAACACCGATATCTCGGCTTCTTGGACGCAGCTCGCATCGAGCGCCGGCTTCACCCTCGGGTCGCAGAGCAAGGGCGACGGCCTGTGCACGAACGCCGCCGGCGCGGCGACGGCCAACGCGATCGTCAGAGAGTGGACCGAAGAAGGCGTATTCGCATTCGTCGTGACCGACTGTTCGGGTGCCGTGTACTATCAGGACTACATCGATATGGATCCGAACGCGCTGCCGAACGCATGCAGACTGATCGGGCGCGCGTTCCTCGGCTACGTCGACACGCATCGCCCCGAGTGGCAGACGCTGCTGAAGTTCGGAATCGCCGTCGACCCGAAACAGAACCCATACCTCGCGCTCATGTCAGTCGGGCGCAATCCATTCGGACAGCTCATCGTCACGCATATCTTCCGCGACGGGCCTGCCGATCGCGCCGGACTGCAACGCGGTGACGCGATCGTCAAGATCGACGGGCAGCCGACGCGAGCGCTCGCGGATCAGTACATCTCGAAGATGCTCGATCAACCGAGCGTGACGTTGATCGTCGATCGCGAGGAAAAAGAGTCGACGGTGAAATTGACGCTGCGTCGCTTCGCGGATCTGACGGCGAACGGGGCGATTCCGCGCTAG
- a CDS encoding NAD(P)-dependent oxidoreductase: MGFIGLGNMGEPMAQNLVRAGTSLVVWNRSPSKCGVLAEAGAAVANDPAEVFARCDVVILMLLDGASIDAVLARRNSAFTDRVNGRKLINMATTSPAYSRGLEADVLAAGGSYVEAPVSGSRKPAEAGQLVAMLGGEHGAVEAARPLLQPMCREMIECGPAPNALLMKLSVNLFLITMVTGLAEAVHFAERYGLDLSQLVAVLDAGPMASDVSRVKAAKLVAHDFAVQAAISNVLYNNRLIAEAAREASIASPLLDVCHALYGETQAMGLGGADMVAVIRAIAKRTAANV; this comes from the coding sequence GTGGGCTTCATCGGCCTTGGGAACATGGGCGAGCCGATGGCGCAAAACCTGGTGAGGGCCGGCACGTCTCTCGTCGTCTGGAACCGATCGCCTTCAAAATGCGGCGTGTTGGCCGAGGCAGGGGCTGCTGTCGCGAACGATCCGGCTGAAGTCTTTGCGCGATGCGATGTCGTGATCCTTATGCTGTTAGATGGCGCCTCGATCGATGCCGTGCTAGCGCGCCGCAACAGCGCATTTACGGATCGGGTTAACGGACGCAAGCTGATTAACATGGCGACAACCTCGCCCGCCTATTCGCGCGGGCTCGAAGCCGACGTTCTCGCGGCCGGAGGCAGCTATGTCGAAGCACCTGTCTCCGGCTCGCGGAAGCCTGCCGAGGCCGGGCAGCTCGTGGCGATGCTGGGTGGCGAGCACGGGGCCGTAGAGGCGGCCCGCCCACTGCTCCAACCGATGTGCCGAGAGATGATCGAGTGCGGACCGGCTCCGAATGCGCTGCTCATGAAGCTCTCGGTGAACCTCTTTCTGATCACCATGGTAACCGGACTCGCAGAAGCGGTGCACTTCGCCGAACGCTACGGATTGGATCTTTCTCAGCTCGTCGCAGTTCTCGATGCTGGGCCGATGGCGAGCGACGTGTCGCGGGTCAAGGCGGCGAAGCTCGTCGCGCACGATTTTGCTGTGCAAGCCGCAATCTCTAACGTCCTATACAACAATCGGCTGATCGCCGAGGCTGCGCGAGAGGCAAGCATCGCGTCGCCGCTCCTCGACGTCTGCCACGCTCTTTACGGTGAGACCCAGGCGATGGGTCTAGGCGGCGCCGATATGGTTGCGGTGATCCGCGCGATTGCGAAGCGAACTGCGGCTAACGTGTGA
- a CDS encoding helix-turn-helix domain-containing protein, which produces MDAPRGQFQHKEAQAGSFAIDLLETQSEARVPFHVHPEVNVAVLLRGSVTDNTEKKTTLARPGVVIVARPETPHETLYHEGGCTFLRLMLSVELERFFELEPEAHDGNARCHEIAHSMAANVDSADPLTLECAGLELIGAITNGPDWSPRSSPSYLREIVADLRANRIRGPGISTIAKDAHVSPTRLARAFRRSYGISLARFLRVLQLQRASALIIDPTISISAVAAEAGFSDQSHMTRTFVRTYGMTPARLRSNTLVRQTSGLSLGTGVRGSRPLAPTIE; this is translated from the coding sequence ATGGACGCTCCCCGCGGTCAATTCCAACATAAGGAGGCCCAGGCCGGCTCTTTCGCCATCGATCTGCTCGAAACGCAATCGGAGGCTCGGGTGCCATTTCACGTCCACCCGGAAGTAAATGTCGCGGTGCTGTTGAGGGGTTCAGTCACCGATAACACCGAGAAAAAGACCACTCTTGCCAGGCCGGGCGTCGTGATCGTCGCGCGCCCGGAGACGCCGCACGAGACCCTCTATCACGAAGGCGGCTGTACGTTCTTGCGGCTGATGCTATCCGTCGAGCTCGAACGATTCTTCGAACTCGAACCTGAAGCGCACGACGGCAACGCGCGCTGTCACGAAATCGCGCACAGCATGGCGGCGAACGTCGATTCGGCAGACCCGCTCACGCTGGAATGCGCAGGCCTCGAGCTTATCGGCGCAATCACCAACGGACCCGATTGGTCGCCGCGGAGTAGTCCCAGTTACTTGCGTGAAATCGTTGCAGACTTGCGCGCGAACCGGATCCGTGGACCTGGAATCAGTACTATTGCCAAAGACGCGCACGTCTCACCGACGCGCCTCGCGCGGGCCTTCCGACGCAGTTACGGCATCAGTCTTGCACGTTTTCTGCGGGTGCTCCAGCTGCAGCGTGCCTCCGCACTGATCATCGATCCCACCATTTCGATCAGCGCCGTTGCCGCTGAAGCGGGCTTTAGCGACCAGAGCCATATGACGCGGACATTTGTTAGGACTTACGGCATGACGCCCGCGAGGCTTCGTAGCAATACGCTCGTCCGCCAGACCTCAGGTCTATCGCTCGGAACCGGAGTCAGAGGTTCGAGACCTCTCGCGCCCACCATCGAATGA